A region of Candidatus Cloacimonadaceae bacterium DNA encodes the following proteins:
- the secD gene encoding protein translocase subunit SecD codes for MKKFSWRGLVIIAFMLVTVFFLAPLMIKNLPAWWASRKLNLGLDLKGGMQILLEVDTSELTAGEIDGAVKNNIEIIRNRIDQFGVAEPSIQKLGEKRIMVQLPGVKDHLAAENLVQKTAMLEFKLVAPNEEAERVVAQIDQNISMNLQSFPKLAELDRKDRALADSLKVASDTLGTKDGIFKSFISRGEVDYLVQVENVRLMQSLIADSLFARVVPMGYQVSLGKADLEAVKADRSLYILKSAVEMSGTDISRARVDFGSATSTDPRTANKPYVSLEMKREGARKFERVTNDNVGKRLAIVLDDVVYSAPNIQERIAGGRAQITGRFTTSEANELAILLNSKNLDAPIRPISTTIIGATLGTDSIRSGTKAGIIGLIAVILFMIVYYKVAGLIADFVLVFNIGFILSVLTMFGATLTLPGIAGIILTIGMAVDANVLVFERIREELDAGKTPRSAVDAGYKRAIITIWDANITTLIAAAVLYNFGSGPIRGFAITLAIGIIGSMFCALIFVRTILDNFVLVGNKKNLSI; via the coding sequence ATGAAAAAGTTTTCCTGGCGCGGTTTAGTCATAATCGCCTTCATGCTGGTCACAGTATTTTTCCTGGCTCCTTTGATGATCAAAAACCTGCCGGCTTGGTGGGCGTCCAGAAAGCTAAATCTCGGGCTTGATCTAAAAGGCGGCATGCAGATACTTCTTGAAGTGGACACATCGGAACTGACAGCGGGCGAGATCGACGGTGCTGTGAAAAACAACATCGAGATCATTCGCAATCGTATCGATCAATTCGGCGTTGCCGAACCATCAATCCAGAAATTGGGTGAAAAACGGATCATGGTCCAATTGCCCGGTGTGAAGGATCACCTCGCCGCGGAGAATCTCGTGCAAAAGACCGCCATGCTCGAATTTAAGCTGGTGGCGCCAAATGAGGAAGCGGAACGCGTGGTCGCCCAGATCGATCAAAATATCTCCATGAATCTTCAATCCTTTCCCAAATTGGCAGAACTGGATAGAAAAGACAGAGCCTTGGCAGACAGTCTGAAGGTCGCATCCGACACCCTCGGCACCAAAGACGGAATCTTCAAAAGCTTTATCAGTCGCGGCGAAGTGGATTATCTGGTGCAGGTGGAAAACGTGCGCCTGATGCAAAGCTTGATCGCAGACAGCCTTTTTGCAAGAGTGGTTCCGATGGGCTACCAGGTTTCCCTTGGCAAAGCCGATCTGGAAGCGGTCAAAGCGGATCGCAGCCTTTATATCCTCAAATCCGCGGTCGAAATGTCCGGAACGGATATCTCTCGTGCAAGAGTGGATTTTGGCTCCGCCACCTCCACCGATCCCAGAACTGCAAACAAGCCCTACGTGTCCCTGGAAATGAAACGCGAGGGCGCGAGAAAGTTTGAACGCGTCACCAACGACAACGTTGGCAAGCGCCTCGCCATCGTCCTGGACGACGTCGTCTATTCCGCTCCGAACATCCAGGAACGTATTGCCGGCGGCAGAGCGCAGATCACAGGCAGATTCACAACCTCCGAAGCCAACGAACTGGCAATCCTGCTCAACAGCAAAAACCTGGATGCCCCCATCCGTCCAATCAGCACCACTATCATCGGCGCTACCTTGGGAACGGACAGCATCCGCAGCGGAACCAAAGCCGGTATCATCGGACTCATTGCCGTGATACTCTTTATGATAGTCTATTACAAGGTTGCCGGATTGATCGCAGATTTCGTGCTCGTCTTCAACATCGGTTTCATTCTCTCGGTTTTGACCATGTTTGGCGCCACGCTCACGCTTCCCGGTATCGCCGGTATCATCCTCACCATAGGCATGGCGGTGGATGCAAACGTGTTGGTGTTTGAACGCATCCGCGAAGAACTCGATGCGGGCAAAACGCCGCGCAGTGCAGTTGACGCAGGTTACAAACGCGCCATCATCACTATTTGGGATGCAAATATCACCACCCTGATCGCTGCTGCGGTGCTATATAATTTTGGCTCCGGTCCCATCCGGGGATTTGCCATTACCCTCGCGATCGGCATCATCGGTTCCATGTTCTGCGCCCTCATCTTTGTGCGCACTATTCTGGACAACTTTGTCCTCGTCGGCAACAAAAAGAATCTGAGCATTTGA
- the secF gene encoding protein translocase subunit SecF, producing the protein MRLFRNTNIPFVRVRYVAYVISAILILAGIFAFITKGLNWSIDFTSGVAAKVSLKALDETIPKVRIAELRSVLKNNGFPEAEIQHIGEPDNSSFMIKIKSKTDEADVSSETKNRILEILTQNFSKYVEGRNLSTEVIEEIYVVGPKVGAELRTQAMLAVIISLVLMIIYIWFRFELTFGVMAIVALFHDVMIIVGIFALTGKEITIQIIAALLTIVGYSINDTIVIFDRIREDLKVHRKDPIPVIFNRSINQTLGRTTITAGTTLMTALALFFFGGTVLHDFAFAMCLGIFFGTYSSIFVASNLVLDAYAVTHKEKQAIQHLTKKK; encoded by the coding sequence ATGAGACTGTTTAGAAATACAAACATTCCCTTCGTCAGAGTTCGCTACGTTGCCTATGTCATTTCCGCCATACTGATCCTGGCGGGCATCTTTGCATTCATCACCAAAGGCTTGAACTGGAGCATAGATTTCACCAGCGGCGTGGCGGCAAAAGTCAGCCTCAAAGCCTTGGATGAAACCATCCCCAAGGTTCGAATCGCGGAACTTCGTTCCGTTCTCAAAAACAATGGGTTCCCCGAAGCGGAAATCCAACATATCGGCGAGCCGGATAATTCATCCTTCATGATCAAGATCAAAAGCAAAACCGATGAAGCGGATGTCTCCAGCGAAACCAAAAACCGCATCCTCGAGATTTTGACCCAAAACTTCTCAAAATATGTCGAGGGCAGAAACCTCAGCACGGAAGTGATCGAAGAAATCTATGTAGTCGGACCCAAGGTCGGAGCCGAACTCCGCACCCAGGCTATGTTGGCGGTGATCATCTCCCTCGTGCTGATGATCATCTATATCTGGTTCCGCTTTGAGCTCACCTTTGGAGTGATGGCGATCGTCGCCCTCTTTCACGACGTGATGATCATCGTCGGCATCTTTGCCCTCACCGGCAAGGAGATCACCATCCAGATCATTGCCGCGCTGCTCACGATTGTCGGGTATTCGATCAACGATACCATCGTGATCTTTGACCGCATCCGTGAAGATCTCAAAGTACATCGCAAAGACCCGATCCCAGTGATCTTCAACCGGTCAATCAACCAGACCCTCGGCAGAACCACGATCACCGCGGGCACGACTTTGATGACCGCGCTGGCGCTGTTCTTCTTCGGCGGCACCGTGCTGCACGATTTTGCCTTTGCCATGTGCCTGGGTATTTTCTTCGGAACTTACTCCTCCATCTTCGTGGCGAGCAACCT